From Vicia villosa cultivar HV-30 ecotype Madison, WI unplaced genomic scaffold, Vvil1.0 ctg.000566F_1_1_3, whole genome shotgun sequence, a single genomic window includes:
- the LOC131629421 gene encoding uncharacterized protein LOC131629421 — MAEDPPPVERLLGDYGRANAPLGRMTIVNQPNFVNGLKLKTKQLIDTTAGGSTNFKTATEIKKIIDAIAANEHLELYDRSVNQPEGLVDLKLSNQAVKMEDQIAAEVERRLKQMALEKQTVAQVQPAQPIQAVNYQQGNVPKQGAVPYQSLPQQQQQYRPPQQQPYQQPYQQPQQQFQQQGPRKADWEIAIEKMAAQSSQFQEETRSNFRNTGASIKNLEIQMSQIAQQLASPQQPGALPSATVTNPKDHNNVSAIVTRSGKAKEVVEESAEEGEPLLEVDVEIKENEVEAEDLGVLEPTTTGKTSEQKPAIKLPFPTRNKKKGQHEKNFEIFFEMFKKLELNIPFLEALEQMPTYAKFMKDIISKKRTTGRDPIILTKTCSAILQGMKIPVKRRTEAL; from the exons ATGGCCGAAGACCCACCTCCTGTGGAAAggcttttaggtgattatgggAGAGCAAATGCACCTCttggccggatgacaattgttaaccaaccg aattttgtgaatggtctTAAGCTTAAGACTAAACAACTAATTGACACAACTGCTGGTGGTTCAACGAATTTTAAAACAGCCACTGAGATAAAGAAGATCATTGATGCTATTGCAGCAAACGAACACTTAGAGTTGTATGACCGCAGTGTAAATCAACCAGAAGGGCTAGTTGATTTGAAGTTGTCAAATCAAGCTGTTAAGATGGAAGATCAGATCGCAGCTGAAGTTGAGCGCAGACTAAAACAAATGGCTCTTGAAAAACAAACGGTGGCTCAAGTTCAGCCGGCTCAACCGATTCAAGCAGTGAATT atcaacaagggaACGTTCCAAAACAAGGGGCTGTTCCTTATCAAAGTCTtccacaacaacaacagcaatatcggccaccacaacaacaaccgtATCAACAACCTTAtcagcaacctcaacaacaattCCAGCAACAAGGGCCaagaaaagcagattgggagatcgccATTGAAAAAATGGCTGCTCAAAGCTCccaatttcaagaagaaacaagaagtaaTTTTCGGAATACGGGAGCatcaattaaaaatcttgaaattcagatgagtcaaatagcacaacaattGGCAAGTCCTCAGCAACCTGGTGCTCTACCTAGTGCCACAGTTACGAATCCCAAAGACCATAATAATGTGAGCGCTATAGTAACTAGAAGTGGTAAAGCGAAAGAAGTTGTGGAGGAGAGTGCTGAAGAAGGAGAGCCATTGCTTGAAGTGGATGTAGAAATAAAAGAGAATGAGGTAGAAGCGGAAGACTTAGGTGTGTTGGAACCAACAACTACAGGGAAGACTAGTGAACAAAAACCGGCAATTAAAttaccttttccaacaagaaataagaagaaggGGCAGCACgagaaaaattttgaaattttttttgagaTGTTTAAGAAACTTGAGTTGAACATACCATTCCTGGAGGCATTAGAACAAATGCCTACATATGCCAAGTTCATGAAAGacatcatctccaagaaaagaaccACCGGTCGTGACCCAATTATTCTAACtaaaacttgtagtgctattttgcagggtatgaaaATTCCGGTAAAACGAAGGACCGAGGCTCTGtaa